The sequence ACATTAATTAGCTGATTATAACTTATTATTGAATTTGATGTAGGCGATACAGTTATTGCACTTCCAACTTGCGTACCATTTACCCAAACCTCAATACTTCTAGAACTTGTTCCTGTAAAAGCTCTAACATAAGAAAAACTCAAAGTTCCCATTCCACCATGGTAAATTGGAGAAGAAATGGTTCCTGAATTATTTGTACAAATAGCGTTTGAATTTATTGTCTGATCTGTCCTTGCTGAAGTTGCATTCCAAGTAACACCATCAGTTCCGATCCATGTTCTTGATAAATAGCTAGAAGAACTCGTTGTGGTTAGATTTGAAAAATTTTCTAAACCTTGCGCACATGCAAAATACCCCATAAACAGGGTGAATAGTAATCTTAATCTCATTGGTTAATAACTTTAAGACTTGGTTAATAGTTTTAAAATAGCTGCGAAATATAGTAAAAAATATTCTATTATAAGTATTTTTGTACACTAACAAAATGTTAATAAATTGAGTAACAAAGTTTTCACAAAGAACGAATTGCTTTCTAAACTAGAGTACTATTGCTCTTACCAAGAACGCTGCTATAAAGAAGTTGAAGAGAAATTATTTTCTTTAAGAGCCACTGATTCTGAAAAAGAAAGCATCTTAATACACTTAATTGAAAATAACTACATCAATGAAGAACGTTTTGCAAAAAGTTTTACAAGAGGAAAACACAATTACAAATATTGGGGAAGAAATAGAATTAAAAACGAGTTAAAATTCAGGAATATATCTTCAAAAATAATAGAGATTGCCTTACAAGAGATAGACAGTGAAAGCTATATTAAAATATTTCATGATATTGCAGAAAAAAACTGGGAAACTATTAAAGAAAGAAAAGGACCAAAAAAAAATAAAAAATTTGTAGATTTTTTACTTCGTAAAGGTTTCG is a genomic window of Flavobacterium jumunjinense containing:
- a CDS encoding regulatory protein RecX, giving the protein MSNKVFTKNELLSKLEYYCSYQERCYKEVEEKLFSLRATDSEKESILIHLIENNYINEERFAKSFTRGKHNYKYWGRNRIKNELKFRNISSKIIEIALQEIDSESYIKIFHDIAEKNWETIKERKGPKKNKKFVDFLLRKGFENDLIYDKLNELNKKE